Below is a window of Mycolicibacterium chitae DNA.
GAGCCGCTCTACATCGTCAGCCCCGACAAGAAGGCCACGGTCACCGAGCTCAAGGGCCTGCTCAAGGACGTCGACGAGCTCTACCTGGCGACGGACGGTGACCGCGAGGGTGAGGCCATCGCCTGGCACCTGCTCGAGACGCTCAAGCCCCGCATCCCGGTCAAGCGGATGGTGTTCCACGAGATCACCGAGCCCGCCATCCGTGCCGCCGCCGAGAGTCCGCGCGAACTGGACATCGATCTGGTCGACGCGCAGGAGACCCGGCGCATCCTGGACCGGCTCTACGGCTACGAGGTCTCGCCCGTGCTGTGGAAGAAGGTCGCGCCGAAGCTCAGCGCCGGCCGGGTGCAGTCGGTCGCGACGCGGATCATCGTGCAGCGCGAACGCGAGCGGATGGCGTTCCGCAGCGCCGAGTACTGGGACATCGTGGCCGAACTCGACGCCAGCGTGTCCGATCCGAACGCCCACCCGCCGGTGTTCAACGCCCGGCTGGTCAACGTCGACGGCCTGCGCGTGGCCACCGGCCGGGACTTCGACTCGGTGGGCGCGGTCAAGAAGCCCACCGAGGTGGTGGTGCTCGACGAGGCCGCCACCGGTGCCCTGGTCAACGGGCTGTCCGGCGCCCAGCTGTCGGTGTCCTCGGTCGAGGAGAAGCCCTACACCCGTCGGCCGTACCCGCCGTTCATGACCTCGACGCTGCAGCAGGAAGCGGGTCGCAAGCTGCGGTTCTCCTCCGAGCGCACCATGAGCATCGCCCAGCGGCTCTACGAAAACGGTTACATCACCTACATGCGTACCGACTCGACGACGCTGTCGGCCAGCGCCATCGATGCTGCGCGCAACCAGGCCCGGCAGCTCTACGGCGAGGAGTACGTCTATCCGACGGCCCGCCAGTACACCCGCAAGGTCAAGAACGCCCAGGAAGCCCACGAGGCGATCCGGCCCGCGGGTGACACCTTCGCCACCCCCGACGCGGTGCGTCGCGAGCTCGAATCCGACGAGTTCCGGCTCTACGAGCTGATCTGGCAGCGCACCGTGGCCTCGCAGATGGCCGACGCCCGCGGCACCACGCTGAGCCTGCGGATCACCGGCGAGGCCGCCGGCGCCGAGGGCACCCGCACCGTGACCTTCTCGGCCAGCGGCCGCACCATCACCTTCCCCGGCTTCCTGAAGGCCTACGTCGAGACGGTCGACGAACTCGCCGGCGGTGAGGCCGACGACGCCGAGCGGCGCCTGCCGAATCTCAAGCAGGGCCAGCAGGTCCAGGCGCAGAAGCTGACCCCCGACGGGCACTCCACCAACCCGCCGGCCCGCTACACCGAGGCCTCGCTGATCAAGGCGCTCGAGGAACTCGGCATCGGCCGCCCGTCGACCTATTCGTCGATCATCAAGACCATCCAGGACCGCGGCTACGTCCACAAGAAGGGCAGCGCGCTGGTGCCGTCCTGGGTGGCGTTCGCCGTGATCGGTTTGTTGGAACAGCATTTCGGTCGGCTGGTCGACTACGACTTCACCGCCGCCATGGAGGACGAACTCGACGAGATCGCCGCCGGCAACGAGCGACGGACCAACTGGCTCAACAACTTCTATTTCGGCGGCGAGCACGGTGTGGAGGGCTCGGTCGCCCGGGATGGCGGCCTTAAGCAGCTGGTCGGCGGCAACCTGGAGGGCATCGATGCCCGAGAGGTCAACTCCATCAAGCTGTTCGACGACGCCGAAGGTCGCGCGGTCAACGTCCGGGTCGGTCGCAACGGGCCCTACCTGGAGCGGATGATCGCCGATCCGGACAATCCGGGTGAGCTCAAGCCGCAGCGCGCCAACCTCAAGGACGAGCTGACCCCGGACGAGTTGACCCTGGAGCTCGCCGAAAAGGCTTTCGCCACACCGCAAGAGGGGCGGTCGCTGGGCATCGACCCGGCGACCGGGCACGAGATCGTCGCCAAGGACGGCCGCTTCGGCCCGTACGTCACCGAGGTGCTGCCGGAGCCGGAGAACCCCGACGACGGCAGCGCCGGCAGCCCGGCCAAGAAGGGCAAGAAGCCGACCGGCCCCAAGCCGCGCACCGGTTCGCTGCTGCGCACGATGGACCTCGAGACCGTCACCCTCGAGGACGCGCTGCGGCTGCTGTCGCTGCCGCGGGTGGTCGGCATCGACCCGAACTCCAACGAGGAGATCACCGCGCAGAACGGCCGCTACGGTCCGTACTTGAAGCGCGGCACCGACTCTCGCTCGCTGGCCACCGAGGAACAGATGTTCACCATCGACCTCGACGAGGCGCTGAAGATCTACGCCGAGCCCAAGCGCCGCGGCCGCCAGGCCGCCGCGGCCCCGCCGCTGCGCGAGTTGGGCACCGACCCGGTGTCGGGCAAGCCGATGGTGATCAAGGACGGCCGCTTCGGCCCGTACGTCACCGACGGTGAGACCAACGCCAGCCTGCGCAAGGGCGACGAGGTGATGTCGGTGACCGACGAGCGCGCCTCGGAGTTGCTGGCCGACCGCCGCGCGCGGGGACCGGCGAAGAAGGCGGCCCGCAAGACCACCAAGAAGGCGCCGGCCAAGAAGGCCGCCAAGCGCACCGCCAAGAAGGCCTGAGACCGCCGCCGCAGGCTCGATGCGGACTCAGCTGGACTCGGACTCAGCTGGACTCGGACGCGGACACGTCCGGGATCTCGCTGAGCGCGGCGAGCTTGACGGGCCGGGCCAGTTGGGTGGGGGCGACGCGGCCGCGCAGTTCCACCACCTCGCCGACGTCCCAGCACAGCGCCTCGGCGTCCAGCGCCCCGCTGACCGCCTGCGATGACGCCAGCACCCGGCCCTCCTCGAGCTTGGCGAGTTCGGTCAGGCGCGCGGCCTCGTTGACCGGGTCGCCGATCACGGTGTATTCGAAGCGGGCCCGCGCGCCGATGTGCCCGGCGATCGCGCGGCCGGCGGAGACCCCGATGCCGAACTCGGCGCTGCCGAGGACCGGCAGCAGCTCGTCGTGCAGATCGCGGGCCGCGGCCAGCGCGGCGCCGTAGGAGTCGGGGTGCTCGATGGGCGCACCGAAGATGCACAGCGCCGCGTCGCCCTGGAACTTGTTGACGAAACCGCCGTGCCGGGCAACGGTTTCCACCACCACCCGGAAGAACTCGTTGAGCAGGTTCACCACCTCGGCCGGCGGCCGCGTGGAGGCCAGCTGCGTCGAACCCACCAGGTCGACGAACAGCACCGCCACGTCGCGTTCCTGGCCGCCCAGCTCGGTGCCGCGCTCCAGGGCACGCCGCGCGACGTCCTCGCCGACGTAGCGGCCGAACAGGTCGCGCAGCCGCTGCCGCTCGGACAGGTCGCGGACCATGTCGTTGAAGCCGGCCTGCAGCAGGCCGAGTTCGCTGGCGTCGTAGATCTGCATGTGCGCGTTGTAGTTGCCGCGCTGGACCTCGCCGAGCGCCCAGCGCAGCTGGCGCAGCGGGTCGGCGATCGACATGGCCGCCAGCACGGTGCCGGCCAGCCCGATGACCAGCGCGGCGAGCGCCATCAACAGGATCGGCGTGAACAGCTGGTCGGCGGAGGTCTGCAGGATGGCGAACTTGCTCGCGACGATGGACAGCACGATCGCCAGCAGCGGCACCCCGGTGCCCAGCGCCCACGTCAGCACCAGCCGCAGCATCACCCCAGGGGCGCGGAAGTTTTCCGGCGCCCCGCTGCGCAGCGCCGCCACGGCCACCGGCCGCAGCGTGCGCTCCGACTGCAGATAACCGATGATGGCGGTCGCGGTGGCGCCCAGCCCGGTGGCCACGGCCAGCACCGGCGCCGAATGCCCGGCCACGGGCCAGCTGGCCGCGATGAACACGATGCCGCCCAGGCACCAGTTGGTCAGGCTGATCGCGGTGCGGTAGATCGGCATCCGCAGCGCGCGGGTGCGCGCCAGGTCGGTGGCCGCCGGGTCGGAATCCGACAGCAGGCCCTCGCGGCGCTGCCAGCGGAACACCGGCACCAGCAGCCGCAGGCTGACGTAGGCGCCGATGGCGAACGAGATCAACAGGTAGACCACGAAGATGGACAGGTTCAGCCGCGGCAGATCCTGCAGCTGGACGCGATCCTGGGGTGGCAGACCGAAGCGCAGGAAGCTCAGGACGAACAGGGCGCCGATGATGTCGGCCTGCACCATCCCGAGGGTGAACACCGGCCAGGGCGTACGCACGACCCAGCGGACGAATGCGCTGATTCGTCCTCGCGGTACCTCCCCATCGGTCACCCGTTCACCGTATCGGTCAAGAGCGACCAATCCGAACCGTTAGGGCCGGGCATTCGGCGGTGCCCCGCGCCGCGATGTCGCCGGTGAGCACTAGTCTTGCCGTTGATGTCAGGGGTTTTCGCGCGCTTGGTGGGCCAACAGACGGTGGAGGCCGAACTCGTCGCGGCCGCACAAACGGCCCGGGGTGATGCGATTCACAGCCCGAACAGCGGCGGAAGCATGACACACGCCTGGTTGTTCACCGGTCCGCCGGGCTCGGGCCGGTCGGTGGCGGCGCTGTGTTTCGCGGCCGCGCTGCAATGCACCTCCGACGGCGTGCCCGGCTGCGGGGAGTGCCGGGACTGCACGACGGCGATGGCCGGCACCCACGCCGACGTCCGCCGCGTCATCCCCGAGGGCCTGTCGATCGGCGTCAACGAGATGCGCTCCATCGTGCAGATCGCATCCCGGCGGCCGAGCACCGCGCGTTGGCAGATCGTGGTGATCGAGGACGCCGACCGGCTGACCGAGGGCGCGGCCAACGCGCTGCTGAAGGTCGTCGAGGAGCCGCCGCCGTCGACGGTGTTCCTGCTGTGCGCGCCGTCGGTGGACCCGGAGGACATCGCGATCACGCTGCGCTCGCGCTGCCGGCACATCGCGCTGGTGACCCC
It encodes the following:
- the topA gene encoding type I DNA topoisomerase; amino-acid sequence: MADGNGSVRRLVIVESPTKARKIASYLGSNYIVESSRGHIRDLPRAAADVPAKYKSEPWARLGVNVDADFEPLYIVSPDKKATVTELKGLLKDVDELYLATDGDREGEAIAWHLLETLKPRIPVKRMVFHEITEPAIRAAAESPRELDIDLVDAQETRRILDRLYGYEVSPVLWKKVAPKLSAGRVQSVATRIIVQRERERMAFRSAEYWDIVAELDASVSDPNAHPPVFNARLVNVDGLRVATGRDFDSVGAVKKPTEVVVLDEAATGALVNGLSGAQLSVSSVEEKPYTRRPYPPFMTSTLQQEAGRKLRFSSERTMSIAQRLYENGYITYMRTDSTTLSASAIDAARNQARQLYGEEYVYPTARQYTRKVKNAQEAHEAIRPAGDTFATPDAVRRELESDEFRLYELIWQRTVASQMADARGTTLSLRITGEAAGAEGTRTVTFSASGRTITFPGFLKAYVETVDELAGGEADDAERRLPNLKQGQQVQAQKLTPDGHSTNPPARYTEASLIKALEELGIGRPSTYSSIIKTIQDRGYVHKKGSALVPSWVAFAVIGLLEQHFGRLVDYDFTAAMEDELDEIAAGNERRTNWLNNFYFGGEHGVEGSVARDGGLKQLVGGNLEGIDAREVNSIKLFDDAEGRAVNVRVGRNGPYLERMIADPDNPGELKPQRANLKDELTPDELTLELAEKAFATPQEGRSLGIDPATGHEIVAKDGRFGPYVTEVLPEPENPDDGSAGSPAKKGKKPTGPKPRTGSLLRTMDLETVTLEDALRLLSLPRVVGIDPNSNEEITAQNGRYGPYLKRGTDSRSLATEEQMFTIDLDEALKIYAEPKRRGRQAAAAPPLRELGTDPVSGKPMVIKDGRFGPYVTDGETNASLRKGDEVMSVTDERASELLADRRARGPAKKAARKTTKKAPAKKAAKRTAKKA
- a CDS encoding adenylate/guanylate cyclase domain-containing protein — encoded protein: MTDGEVPRGRISAFVRWVVRTPWPVFTLGMVQADIIGALFVLSFLRFGLPPQDRVQLQDLPRLNLSIFVVYLLISFAIGAYVSLRLLVPVFRWQRREGLLSDSDPAATDLARTRALRMPIYRTAISLTNWCLGGIVFIAASWPVAGHSAPVLAVATGLGATATAIIGYLQSERTLRPVAVAALRSGAPENFRAPGVMLRLVLTWALGTGVPLLAIVLSIVASKFAILQTSADQLFTPILLMALAALVIGLAGTVLAAMSIADPLRQLRWALGEVQRGNYNAHMQIYDASELGLLQAGFNDMVRDLSERQRLRDLFGRYVGEDVARRALERGTELGGQERDVAVLFVDLVGSTQLASTRPPAEVVNLLNEFFRVVVETVARHGGFVNKFQGDAALCIFGAPIEHPDSYGAALAAARDLHDELLPVLGSAEFGIGVSAGRAIAGHIGARARFEYTVIGDPVNEAARLTELAKLEEGRVLASSQAVSGALDAEALCWDVGEVVELRGRVAPTQLARPVKLAALSEIPDVSASESS